A genomic region of Methanobacterium sp. SMA-27 contains the following coding sequences:
- the glmM gene encoding phosphoglucosamine mutase, which yields MTIKRLFGTFGVRRIANQELTPEFASKLAAAYGSLVKGTVAVGGDPRTSTEMIKHSVIAGLLSSGCDVVDLGILPTPTVQFAVRNYYDGGVMITASHNPPKYNGLKFVDSDGIGIPEDMEKSIEDMFFNENPERVSWNEIGEVFANPGIIDEYVNNVFNRVNQDLIKNAKLKVIVDCGSGAACFTTPYLLRKLGCEVTTMNCQPDGFFPGRNPEPTAENLEELRKVVKSTKADLGIAHDGDADRTICIDENGDFVFGDKTFALVEKDMLKENGGGIIVTTVATSAAIYDIAKEYGGEVIATRVGDLIVARELKDMDGLFGGEENGGLIFPDFVYGRDAALSTAKIVEIMAKEDKPLSELIRELPSYSSAKLKIECPDNFKVEVMEKIADATLEYEVDTTDGVKILTDEGWVIIRPSGTEPIFRCFAEAENENDAKKMAEWGISLVKENMKQ from the coding sequence ATGACGATAAAACGATTATTTGGAACATTTGGGGTTAGAAGAATTGCAAATCAGGAATTAACACCAGAATTTGCATCAAAACTTGCAGCAGCATATGGTTCACTTGTAAAGGGTACAGTTGCTGTTGGCGGAGATCCGAGAACATCTACAGAAATGATAAAACATTCTGTTATTGCAGGATTATTATCTTCCGGTTGTGATGTTGTTGATCTAGGAATATTACCAACTCCTACTGTTCAGTTTGCAGTCAGAAATTATTATGATGGGGGAGTAATGATAACAGCATCTCATAATCCTCCAAAATACAACGGGTTGAAGTTTGTTGATTCTGATGGAATTGGAATCCCTGAGGATATGGAGAAAAGTATTGAAGATATGTTCTTTAATGAAAATCCTGAAAGGGTTTCTTGGAATGAAATTGGAGAAGTATTTGCTAACCCAGGTATTATAGATGAATACGTTAATAACGTTTTTAACCGTGTTAATCAGGACTTAATAAAAAACGCCAAATTGAAAGTTATTGTTGATTGTGGAAGTGGAGCAGCATGTTTCACGACACCTTATCTTCTACGAAAGCTTGGTTGTGAAGTAACTACTATGAATTGTCAACCTGATGGGTTTTTCCCTGGAAGAAATCCAGAACCTACAGCTGAAAACTTGGAAGAACTCAGAAAAGTTGTGAAATCAACAAAGGCTGACTTGGGAATTGCTCATGATGGGGATGCAGATCGTACAATATGTATCGATGAGAATGGAGATTTTGTTTTTGGTGACAAAACATTTGCATTAGTTGAAAAGGATATGCTTAAAGAAAATGGCGGAGGAATAATTGTAACAACTGTTGCAACATCCGCTGCAATATATGATATTGCAAAAGAGTACGGGGGCGAGGTTATTGCTACAAGAGTTGGTGATCTTATTGTTGCAAGAGAATTAAAGGATATGGATGGTTTATTTGGTGGGGAAGAAAATGGTGGTTTAATATTCCCTGATTTTGTTTATGGTAGAGATGCAGCATTATCAACAGCAAAAATAGTTGAAATAATGGCAAAAGAAGACAAACCCCTTTCAGAGTTAATAAGAGAACTTCCAAGTTACAGTTCAGCTAAGCTCAAGATTGAATGTCCTGATAATTTTAAAGTTGAAGTCATGGAAAAAATTGCAGATGCAACATTGGAGTATGAGGTAGATACAACAGATGGAGTAAAGATATTGACAGATGAGGGATGGGTTATTATAAGACCTTCAGGGACTGAACCAATATTCCGATGTTTTGCAGAAGCTGAAAACGAGAACGATGCAAAAAAAATGGCTGAATGGGGAATCTCACTCGTTAAAGAAAATATGAAACAATAA
- a CDS encoding TIGR04165 family Cys-rich peptide has product MKAEQLNQKCPECGCTDKDISRKRNTGTNDEAFYIPHIPQGTIGVIRCSECRHIFEYCTDEECLVEIKKIDFNKK; this is encoded by the coding sequence ATGAAAGCTGAACAATTAAATCAAAAATGTCCTGAATGTGGATGTACGGATAAAGATATATCCCGAAAAAGAAACACCGGAACTAATGATGAAGCATTTTACATACCACATATACCTCAGGGAACAATAGGAGTAATTCGCTGTAGTGAATGTCGACATATATTTGAATACTGTACAGATGAAGAATGTCTTGTTGAAATTAAAAAAATAGATTTTAACAAGAAGTAG
- a CDS encoding glutaredoxin family protein: protein MIMQHVEGQDKGKLVLFALSTCGWCKKTRALIEDLNVDYEYVYVDLLNGKEREEVVEMVKKWNPQVSFPTLIINDSKTIIGFKEDEIKEAIE from the coding sequence ATGATCATGCAACACGTTGAAGGTCAGGATAAAGGGAAATTAGTTCTTTTTGCTTTAAGTACATGTGGATGGTGTAAAAAAACCCGAGCATTAATTGAAGATCTTAATGTAGATTATGAATATGTTTACGTTGATCTACTTAATGGCAAAGAAAGAGAAGAAGTCGTAGAAATGGTAAAAAAATGGAATCCCCAAGTTTCATTTCCAACTCTAATAATAAACGACTCTAAAACCATAATTGGATTTAAAGAAGACGAAATAAAGGAGGCAATTGAATGA
- the thiC gene encoding phosphomethylpyrimidine synthase, protein MTQMQEARKGIITDEIKSVAEMECIDAHRIVKGLANGRIVIPKNIGSKSRPLGIGKGLKTKINANVGSSSELEKVEWEVKKAKAAVKYGADTIMDLSTGPEYEKVMKSIMKSVEVPIGTVPIYEAGITASKIKGAVIDMDEDDMFGAIENQAKAGVDFVTVHCGITKDLISKVKDSNRIMGIVSRGGSFLAAWILKNQEENPLYKNYDYLLEIVEEYDVTLSLGDGLRPGCLHDASDLSQIQELVNLGELVGRAREKGVQVMVEGPGHVPINQITANVEIQKTVCKEAPFYVLGPLVTDLAPGYDHITSAIGGAIAASAGADFLCYVTPAEHLAIPNIEDVKDGVIASKIAAEAADVAKGINGAWEKEVEMATARKNFDWQKQFELAFDNEKPKKCRARKQTSEDMCTMCGEFCALRLVRDNI, encoded by the coding sequence GTGACTCAGATGCAAGAGGCCCGAAAAGGCATTATAACAGATGAAATTAAATCAGTAGCAGAAATGGAATGTATTGATGCCCATAGAATTGTTAAAGGTTTAGCAAATGGACGTATTGTAATTCCAAAAAATATAGGGAGTAAAAGCAGACCTTTAGGTATAGGAAAAGGCCTTAAAACCAAGATAAATGCTAACGTAGGATCTTCTTCAGAACTTGAAAAAGTTGAATGGGAAGTTAAAAAGGCCAAAGCAGCAGTTAAATATGGTGCAGATACGATAATGGACTTAAGTACAGGACCAGAATATGAAAAAGTCATGAAATCCATCATGAAATCTGTAGAAGTACCAATAGGAACAGTTCCAATTTATGAGGCAGGTATTACAGCTTCAAAAATAAAAGGGGCTGTTATAGATATGGATGAAGATGATATGTTCGGTGCGATAGAAAATCAGGCAAAAGCTGGTGTTGATTTTGTAACTGTACACTGTGGTATAACAAAGGATCTTATATCTAAGGTTAAAGATTCAAACAGGATAATGGGTATAGTAAGCAGAGGAGGTTCTTTTTTAGCTGCATGGATACTTAAAAACCAAGAAGAGAATCCACTCTACAAAAATTATGATTATTTATTAGAAATAGTTGAAGAATACGATGTTACATTAAGTTTGGGGGATGGACTTCGCCCAGGGTGTTTGCATGATGCATCTGATTTGTCACAAATACAAGAACTTGTTAATCTAGGAGAATTAGTTGGTAGGGCCAGGGAAAAAGGAGTTCAGGTAATGGTTGAGGGTCCAGGTCATGTTCCAATCAATCAGATAACTGCCAATGTAGAGATCCAAAAAACTGTTTGTAAGGAAGCCCCATTCTATGTTTTGGGCCCTCTTGTTACCGATTTGGCACCAGGATATGATCATATCACTTCAGCTATCGGCGGAGCAATTGCTGCTTCAGCAGGTGCGGATTTTTTGTGTTATGTTACTCCTGCCGAGCATCTTGCAATACCTAACATTGAAGATGTAAAAGATGGCGTTATAGCTTCTAAAATAGCAGCAGAAGCAGCTGATGTTGCTAAGGGTATAAATGGTGCATGGGAAAAGGAAGTTGAAATGGCAACTGCAAGGAAAAACTTCGACTGGCAAAAACAATTTGAATTAGCATTCGATAATGAAAAACCAAAAAAATGTAGAGCTCGTAAACAAACATCTGAAGATATGTGTACTATGTGTGGTGAATTTTGTGCTTTAAGACTTGTTAGAGACAATATTTAA
- a CDS encoding OB-fold nucleic acid binding domain-containing protein: protein MKDRYMFKIALATAIIGIVGMMIFAGQITPKHPNINEIDPGMLDEEITIEGVVDNIKESPKSQTYFLEVTDNTGKINVVIFKRNAKDIENNNLTIFQLNKRRIKLLGTVTEYNGRMELILKDAKSIEIIA, encoded by the coding sequence ATGAAAGATCGTTATATGTTCAAAATCGCACTTGCAACTGCAATCATAGGGATAGTTGGCATGATGATTTTTGCAGGACAGATAACACCTAAACATCCAAATATAAATGAAATTGATCCTGGAATGCTTGACGAAGAAATTACGATTGAAGGAGTAGTGGATAATATCAAAGAATCTCCTAAAAGTCAAACATATTTTTTGGAAGTAACAGATAATACTGGAAAAATTAACGTGGTTATTTTTAAAAGAAATGCTAAGGATATTGAAAATAATAATCTAACTATTTTTCAACTTAATAAAAGAAGAATAAAACTTTTAGGTACAGTTACAGAATATAATGGTAGAATGGAACTGATATTAAAGGATGCAAAGTCAATTGAAATCATTGCATAA
- a CDS encoding ferredoxin-thioredoxin reductase catalytic domain-containing protein codes for MSGSNEPSDNDVDLYYLKVKEEAESSGYILNNDIEFTKGLLKSILINNARYGYGACPCRLALGERNDDLDIICPCDYRDPDLNEYGACYCALYISNEILTGKKKVQSIPERRPSFEDREKIKEEKEVQITGLSKPVWRCKVCGYLCARDKPPETCPICKVSSDRFEKFI; via the coding sequence ATGAGTGGCTCCAATGAGCCCTCAGACAATGATGTTGATTTATACTACCTTAAAGTAAAAGAAGAAGCAGAATCATCAGGATATATTCTAAACAATGATATTGAATTTACAAAAGGGCTTTTAAAGAGCATTCTAATAAATAATGCACGTTATGGTTATGGGGCATGTCCTTGTAGGTTAGCTTTAGGTGAAAGAAATGATGATTTGGATATCATCTGCCCTTGTGATTATAGGGATCCTGATTTAAATGAATATGGGGCTTGCTATTGTGCACTTTATATTTCCAATGAAATCTTAACTGGAAAGAAAAAAGTACAGTCCATACCCGAGAGAAGGCCATCATTTGAAGACAGAGAAAAAATTAAGGAAGAAAAAGAAGTTCAAATAACTGGACTATCAAAGCCAGTTTGGCGCTGTAAAGTCTGTGGATACCTTTGTGCAAGAGATAAACCACCTGAAACATGTCCAATTTGCAAAGTTTCCAGTGACAGATTCGAAAAGTTCATATAA
- a CDS encoding ATP-dependent DNA ligase has protein sequence MSYNRIVDVYEALDSTTKRLEKTSILGDFFADIGEKNPKLLPVVTLLALGRVFPTWSEEELGIGTKLLMKAIAFVVGVKPEDVEDMQRDAGDIGQAAQNLFMKKKQSTLFSRSLTIEKVHSNLIKIANISGSKAQSKKLEILRELLSSASPTEAKYITRTVIEELRVGVGEGTIRDALAQAFDVDKGIVERAHMLTNDLGLVAEVSKEEGVQGLQKLTLLPGKPVKPMLAQLSPGISKSILEMGWALCETKYDGIRVQIHRLGNEINIFTRRLENISKAVPEIVEYIRKSLPSKNFIVEGEIIVTKDGKPISFQYILQRVRRKYDIERMRDEVPLKLYLFDVLYYDRPLIDVPFEKRREVLESIVTVSGDRIQLSRNVKVTPESLQDAEDLFNESIKAGHEGIMIKDPHAPYMPGIRGKKMLKFKAEPETLDLVIVGGSYGRGKRAHLIGSYLLAARDENNELKTLAYAATGLDDQTLLELSTLTEPLITSKIGRQVKIAPHIILEIAYSEIVKSPEYESGYSLRFPVVKRIRDDLSIDDIDTVERIDSMFKGPD, from the coding sequence ATGAGTTACAATAGAATAGTAGATGTTTATGAAGCTTTGGATTCCACAACAAAGAGGCTTGAGAAGACTTCCATACTTGGAGATTTTTTTGCAGACATAGGTGAAAAAAATCCTAAACTACTCCCGGTAGTAACATTGCTAGCATTGGGTAGGGTATTTCCAACTTGGAGCGAAGAAGAACTTGGAATAGGTACAAAACTCTTAATGAAGGCCATTGCTTTTGTAGTAGGGGTGAAACCTGAAGATGTTGAGGATATGCAACGAGATGCAGGGGATATTGGGCAGGCAGCTCAAAACCTTTTCATGAAAAAAAAGCAATCAACTCTCTTTTCAAGATCCCTTACAATTGAAAAGGTACACAGCAATTTGATTAAGATTGCTAATATATCGGGTAGCAAGGCACAGTCAAAGAAATTGGAAATTCTAAGGGAACTTTTATCTTCTGCTTCACCTACAGAAGCCAAATATATCACCAGAACTGTAATAGAAGAACTTCGTGTGGGTGTTGGTGAAGGAACTATTAGAGATGCACTTGCTCAGGCTTTCGATGTAGACAAAGGAATTGTTGAAAGGGCGCATATGCTCACCAATGATCTGGGTCTGGTTGCTGAGGTATCAAAAGAAGAAGGGGTCCAAGGACTTCAAAAACTCACTTTATTACCTGGAAAACCTGTGAAACCCATGCTTGCTCAGCTTTCTCCTGGCATTTCTAAAAGTATTCTTGAAATGGGATGGGCTCTATGCGAGACCAAATATGATGGAATAAGAGTTCAAATTCATAGATTAGGTAACGAAATTAATATTTTCACTAGAAGATTAGAAAATATTAGTAAAGCAGTGCCAGAAATAGTAGAATACATTAGAAAATCTCTTCCTTCCAAGAATTTTATTGTTGAGGGCGAGATAATAGTTACTAAGGATGGAAAACCTATTTCTTTCCAGTACATTCTCCAAAGGGTACGTAGGAAATATGATATTGAAAGGATGAGGGATGAGGTGCCTCTTAAACTCTATTTATTTGATGTATTATATTATGATCGGCCATTAATAGATGTTCCATTTGAGAAAAGAAGAGAGGTTCTAGAATCCATTGTAACAGTTAGTGGAGATAGGATACAACTCAGTAGAAATGTTAAGGTTACTCCAGAATCTTTACAAGATGCAGAAGATCTTTTCAATGAATCTATAAAAGCAGGTCATGAAGGTATAATGATAAAAGACCCCCATGCACCATACATGCCCGGAATTCGAGGTAAAAAGATGCTTAAATTTAAAGCTGAACCTGAGACCTTGGATCTTGTAATTGTAGGAGGCAGTTATGGTAGGGGTAAAAGAGCCCACCTAATTGGTTCTTATCTTCTTGCAGCCAGAGATGAAAATAATGAACTAAAAACATTGGCCTATGCAGCAACAGGATTAGACGATCAAACATTATTGGAACTTTCTACACTAACAGAACCTCTAATAACAAGTAAAATAGGTAGACAAGTTAAAATAGCCCCTCATATCATTCTTGAAATAGCTTACAGTGAAATAGTTAAAAGTCCGGAATATGAAAGTGGTTATTCCCTACGTTTCCCTGTTGTAAAAAGGATAAGGGATGATCTGAGTATTGATGATATAGATACAGTTGAAAGAATTGATTCTATGTTCAAAGGTCCTGATTGA